A genomic stretch from Penaeus monodon isolate SGIC_2016 chromosome 25, NSTDA_Pmon_1, whole genome shotgun sequence includes:
- the LOC119589164 gene encoding DNA topoisomerase 2-like (The sequence of the model RefSeq protein was modified relative to this genomic sequence to represent the inferred CDS: added 41 bases not found in genome assembly): MASVLQDVPNNIPAPAMVAQQAAKKGPKSVETVYQKKTQLEHILLRPDTYIGSVEFTTEQMWIFDPETDRIVQKEISFVPGLYKIYDEILVNAADNKQRDPGMDTIKVEIDPENNVISVYNNGKGIPVAMHKDEKMYVPTMIFGHLLTSSNYNDDEQKVTGGRNGYGAKLCNIFSNKFVVETASKEYKKNFKQTWGTNMSKTSDAKIKEYGGEDYTKITFSPDLVKFKMESLDKDIVSLMSRRAYDIAASTKGVKVYLNGKRVPVKNFKDYVELYLKDKVDDADNPVKAVYENVNERWEVSVALSDKGFQQMSFVNSIATTKGGRHIDYVTDMIVKNLTETLKKKNKSGVQIKPFQIKNHMWIFVNCLIVNPTFDSQTKENMTLQAKSFGSKCSLSDKFINNVMKCGIVEAVMTWARFKQQAQLQSKCANRKQNKLKGIPKLEDANDAGTKFSSDCTLILTEGDSAKALAVAGLGVVGRDRYGVFPLRGKLLNVREASHNKILENAEINNIIKILGLQYKKKYESSDDLKSLRYGKLMIMTDQDQDGSHIKGLLINFIHHNWPTLLRHTFMEEFITPIVKATKGKEELSFYSLPEFEEWKKNKDNWPSYKIKYYKGLGTSTSKEAKEYFNDMVRHRIRFNYGGAQDDHSIQMAFSKKAIEQRKEWLTGWMEECKRRKELGLPEVYLYERGTRAISYTDFVNKELVLFSNLDNERSIPCLVDGLKPGQRKVLFTCLKRNDKREVKVAQLAGSVAEHSAYHHGEASLMSTIINLAQNYIGSNNINLLQPIGQFGTRLQGGKDHASPRYIFTMLSKLARYIFHPHDDPLLKSNFDDNQRIEPEWYMPILPMVLVNGAEGIGTGWSTRIHNYNPREIVENLKRMLRGEEPTRMIPWFKDFRGTVEELDSQRCIVHGEIANLGGNKIEITELPVRVWTQAYKETVLEGMLASSEKSPAVITDYKEYHTDTTVRFTVTISEAKLAKAMEEGLHKTFKLTSSLSTNSMVLFDHNGVLRKFEAVEEILREFFDLRLKYYTKRKQYLVGMIQAEASKLSNQARFILEKCDGRLVIENKKKKEMIAELQRKGFDSDPVKAWKRVQDREAALEEEELQSESDQEEVDLKGPDYDYLLGMAMWSLTKERKDELLKKRDEKNQELEELKKKTPENLWLNDLDEFLKKLDEVEREERESEEAANKKSSAGTKKVKKRGGDPLKNETMPSPFGERVVPCIDPELKKKAEKAAAAKENKGKRVKKETLENDDFDDLVAANTGKSLAARLGNSPDMILKKAKAKKGDGLKQTKLSFKKGSPKKKKGKNPWESGSEDDDEDDDIDADDVQPRERAAGRRTAAAKIKFQFSEDEDSDSDESLHDNAGVEEADSAPQQVSILDESVAKVEPKDEVVISDTDSEFDVKPKKTTAVPVAQDKPTASDLFDSMMGSASPPKYEPEPVVKKAPAKKRTKGDSSSEEDSVPQPKKKPGPKKKATVVPDDMSDDEPKPKKKAGRPKKKASADNDMSDDEPKPKKKPGPKKTAAAKKKNDSDSDDMFDDIAPKGKAALNVSDDFNISEVVPRERSGRQKKVITYALSDDDDDSDF; the protein is encoded by the exons ATGGCTTCTGTGTTGCAG GATGTCCCCAACAACATACCAGCCCCTGCAATGGTGGCCCAACAGGCTGCCAAGAAGGGGCCCAAGTCAGTGGAGACAGTCTACCAAAAGAAGACTCAGCTTGAGCACATCCTGCTCCGTCCAGACACCTATATTG GTTCTGTGGAATTCACAACAGAACAAATGTGGATTTTTGACCCTGAGACAGACAGGATTGTGCAGAAAGAGATTTCATTTGTCCCAGGTCTTTATAAGATTTATGATGAAATCTTAGTCAATGCTGCTGACAACAAGCAAAGAGACCCTGGGATGGACACCATCAAGGTGGAGATTGACCC GGAGAATAATGTAATATCAGTGTACAACAATGGAAAGGGTATCCCAGTAGCCATGCACAAGGATGAAAAGATGTATGTGCCCACCATGATCTTTGGTCACCTCCTGACTTCTtcaaactataatgatgatgaacagaaGGTTACTGGAGGTCGAAATGGTTATGGTGCCAAGCTTTGCAACATCTTCAGTAACAAATTTGTTGTAGAAACTGCCTCTAAAGAATACAAGAAGAATTTCAAGCAg ACCTGGGGAACAAACATGAGCAAGACAAGTGATGCAAAGATCAAAGAATATGGTGGTGAAGACTACACAAAGATTACATTCTCTCCAGATCTTGTTAAGTTTAAGATGGAGTCCTTAGATAAGGACATAGTTTCTCTCATGTCCAGGAGAGCTTATGATATTGCAGCATCAACTAAAGGGGTCAAAGTGTATCTGAATGGCAAACGTGTCCCG GTGAAAAACTTCAAGGATTATGTTGAATTGTACCTGAAAGACAAAGTGGATGATGCTGATAACCCAGTAAAAGCTGTGTATGAGAATGTTAATGAGCGCTGGGAGGTGTCTGTGGCTCTCTCTGACAAAGGATTCCAGCAGATGTCCTTTGTAAACAGCATAGCCACTACTAAG GGAGGACGTCACATTGACTATGTGACAGACATGATAGTGAAAAACCTTACTGAAACactcaagaagaagaacaagagtgGTGTGCAGATTAAACCATTCCAG ATTAAGAACCACATGTGGATCTTTGTAAATTGTTTGATTGTGAACCCCACCTTCGACTCCCAGACAAAAGAGAACATGACTCTCCAAGCCAAAAGTTTTGGTTCCAAATGTAGTTTGTCAGACAAATTCATAAACAATGTAATGAAGTGCGGCATTGTTGAGGCAGTCATGACATGGGCAAGATTTAAGCAGCAGGCACAGCTACAGTCCAAATGTGCCAACAGGAAGCAAAACAAACTGAAAG GTATTCCCAAACTAGAGGATGCTAATGATGCTGGAACAAAATTCTCATCTGACTGCACTCTCATCCTCACTGAGGGAGACTCAGCTAAAGCCTTAGCTGTTGCTGGACTTGGTGTGGTTGGACGAGACAGATACGGGGTTTTCCCACTCAGAG GTAAATTGCTGAATGTACGAGAAGCATCACACAATAAAATCTTAGAAAATGCTGAAATTAACAACATTATCAAAATCTTGGGACTACAGTACAAGAAGAAGTACGAGTCATCAGACGACCTGAAGAGTCTCCGCTATGGCAAGCTCATGATCATGACAGATCAGGATCAG GACGGTTCTCACATCAAAGGTCTGTTGATCAACTTCATCCACCACAACTGGCCCACCCTTCTCAGACACACTTTCATGGAGGAGTTCATTACTCCCATTGTCAAGGCCACAAAGGGCAAGGAAGAACTGTCCTTCTACTCTTTACCTGAATTTGAGGAATGGAAGAAGAACAAAGATAACTGGCCTAGTTACAAGATAAAGTACTACAAag GTTTGGGTACTTCCACCTCAAAGGAGGCTAAAGAGTACTTTAATGATATGGTGCGACATAGAATCCGCTTCAACTATGGTGGGGCACAAGATGACCACTCCATTCAGATG GCCTTCAGTAAAAAAGCCATTGAACAACGTAAGGAGTGGCTGACAGGGTGGATGGAGGAGTGCAAACGCCGGAAGGAACTGGGACTACCGGAAGTGTATTTGTACGAGCGTGGCACCAGAGCTATCTCATACACTGACTTTGTCAATAAGGAGTTGGTTCTCTTCTCCAACCTTGATAATGAGCGATCCATTCCATGCTTGGTTGATGGTCTGAAGCCTGGTCAGAGAAAG GTCCTCTTCACTTGTTTAAAACGAAATGACAAACGTGAGGTAAAAGTAGCTCAGTTGGCTGGCTCAGTTGCAGAACATTCAGCATACCACCACGGTGAAGCATCTCTCATGTCAACCATCATTAACTTGGCTCAAAATTATATTGGGTCAAACAATATCAATTTACTCCAGCCCATTGGTCAGTTTGGTACTAGACTGCAGGGAGGCAAGGATCATGCCAGCCCTCGATACATCTTCACAATGTTGAG CAAACTAGCCAGGTACATATTCCATCCTCATGATGATCCCCTGTTAAAGAGCAACTTTGATGACAACCAGCGTATTGAGCCAGAATGGTACATGCCAATCCTTCCCATGGTGTTGGTCAACGGTGCAGAAGGTATTGGTACAGGTTGGAGTACCAGGATCCACAACTACAATCCTCGGGAAATTGTAGAAAATCTCAAAAGAATGTTGAGAGGGGAAGAGCCAACTCGAATG atacCATGGTTCAAGGATTTCCGAGGCACAGTTGAAGAACTTGATTCTCAAAGATGTATTGTGCATGGAGAAATTGCAAATTTGGGTGGCAACAAAATAGAGATCACTGAACTGCCAGTTAGAGTTTGGACCCAAGCATACAAAGAGACAGTCCTGGAGGGTATGCTTGCCAGTTCAGAGAAATCTCCAGCCGTGATTAC TGACTACAAGGAATATCACACTGACACAACAGTACGCTTCACAGTGACCATATCAGAAGCTAAATTGGCCAAGGCCATGGAAGAAGGCCTTCACAAAACCTTTAAACTTACATCTTCTCTCTCCACAAACTCCATG GTTCTGTTTGACCACAATGGTGTCCTACGGAAATTTGAGGCTGTAGAAGAGATCCTCCGTGAGTTCTTTGATCTCCGCCTCAAGTATTACACCAAGAGAAAGCAGTATTTGGTAGGCATGATTCAAGCTGAAGCATCCAAGCTGTCCAACCAG gCAAGGTTCATCCTAGAGAAGTGTGATGGACGTCTAGTGattgagaacaaaaagaaaaaagaaatgattgcTGAACTCCAACGCAAGGGCTTTGATTCTGATCCTGTCAAGGCATGGAAGAGAGTGCAAGATAGAGAAGCTGCTCTC gaggaagaggaacttcAGTCTGAGTCGGATCAGGAAGAAGTGGATTTGAAGGGCCCTGACTATGACTATTTGCTGGGTATGGCAATGTGGAGCCTTACcaaggaaaggaaggatgagCTTCTTAAAAAACGAGATGAGAAGAATCAGGAATTAGAAGAGCTCAAGAAGAAGACCCCAGAAAACCTGTGGTTGAACGATCTTGATGAGTTCCTTAAGAAG CTTGATGAAGTAGAACGAGAGGAGCGTGAGAGTGAAGAAGCAGCCAACAAAAAGAGCAGTGCGGGAACCAAGAAAGTAAAGAAG AGAGGTGGAGATCCG CTGAAGAATGAGACAATGCCATCACCTTTTGGTGAAAGAGTAGTTCCTTGCATTGATCCAGAATTGAAGAAGAAGGCtgaaaaagcagcagcagcaaaagaaaacaaaggcaaaCGG GTAAAGAAGGAGACATTAGAGAATGATGACTTTGATGACCTTGTGGCTGCAAACACTGGCAAATCCCTCGCTGCACGGCTAGGCAATTCACCTGACATGATCTTGAAGAAAGCTAAAGCAAAGAAGGGTGATGGTTTGAAGCAGACAAAGCTCAGTTTCAAGAAG GGATctccaaagaagaagaaaggaaagaatccTTGGGAGTCGGGATC TCCAACCGAGAGAACGTGCTGCAGGGAGACGCACTGCAG CGGCCAAAATCAAGTTCCAGTTCAGTGAGGATGAGGATAGTGACAGTGATGAATCTCTTCATGACAATGCTGGTGTAGAAGAGGCAGACTCAGCACCTCAACAGGTGTCCATTTTGGATGAATCTGTTGC GAAAGTAGAACCAAAAGATGAGGTTGTAATAAGTGATACAGATTCAGAATTTGATGTAAAACCCAAGAAAACCACTGCTGTACCTGTTGCGCAAG ACAAACCCACAGCATCAGATCTGTTTGACTCAATGATGGGATCCGCAAGCCCACCCAAATATGAACCTGAACCTGTTG TCAAAAAAGCTCCCGCCAAGAAGCGCACCAAGGGTGACAGCAGTAGTGAGGAGGACAGCGTGCCACAGCCCAAGAAGAAGCCAGGACCTAAGAAGAAGGCTACTGTGGTCCCAGATGACATGTCTGACGATGAACCCAAGCCCAAGAAGAAAGCAGGCCGTCCCAAGAAGAAGGCTTCCGCTGACAATGACATGTCGGATGATGAGCCCAAGCCCAAGAAGAAGCCGGGCCCAAAGAAGACTGCTGCAGCCAAGAAGAAGAATGACTCTGATTCAGATGACATGTTTGATGACATAGCTCCTAAG GGTAAAGCAGCTTTGAACGTGTCTGACGACTTCAATATTTCTGAAGTTGTTCCAAGGGAGCGATCTGGGCGACAAAAGAAAGTAATCACCTATGCcctaagtgatgatgatgatgactctgATTTTTAG